A part of Carassius carassius chromosome 4, fCarCar2.1, whole genome shotgun sequence genomic DNA contains:
- the LOC132139685 gene encoding E3 ubiquitin-protein ligase TRIM47-like isoform X2, whose protein sequence is MSLDQDLCYLCKEDLREPVSIPCGHIFCSVCIKTYWDHADHTGQYMCPQCRVTYNKRPNPRRLESSRHSSSSLRNSDSFPPAPPAPDYKYAGPQDVGCDICIGKKLKAVKSCLMCLASYCEKHLKPHYESSTFKRHKLVDEIGHLDRQICPQHQKGLELYCRTDQMCICVLCTVKEHKAHDMVSAEQERAEMQQRLGATQAEIQEKIHDRVKQMEELKQAVDALKSSAQRALQESEKMFGDMLHSIERMQQEMTKLISTNKKAALNTAEGHMERLGHEIADLKRRDNELTQLSRTEDHIHFIQSYHMLIAQTDAEELPSVTVNPYFSFGTVTKTVSEMKQHLNEFSNEELVKVAKTVNKMPFCQLDDRKKRRSIKSDDVDMYKSPSSTPRTRDEFLQYQRRSHTSGRKHLQMSNQL, encoded by the exons ATGTCGCTTGACCAGGACCTCTGTTACCTCTGCAAGGAAGATCTAAGGGAGCCTGTTTCAATCCCATGCGGTCACATTTTCTGCTCTGTCTGTATCAAGACCTATTGGGATCATGCAGACCACACTGGACAGTACATGTGTCCCCAGTGCAGGGTCACCTACAACAAGAGGCCCAATCCACGCCGCCTGGAGTCCTCACGTCATTCATCTTCATCCCTCAGAAACTCAGACTCTTTCCCACCGGCCCCTCCGGCCCCTGACTACAAATATGCGGGACCCCAGGATGTGGGCTGTGACATCTGCATTGGGAAGAAGCTGAAAGCTGTCAAGTCTTGTCTGATGTGTCTTGCTTCCTACTGCGAGAAGCACTTGAAGCCCCATTACGAATCATCAACCTTCAAACGACATAAGTTGGTCGATGAGATCGGACACCTTGACCGTCAGATTTGCCCGCAGCACCAGAAAGGTCTGGAGCTTTATTGCCGGACAGACCAAATGTGTATCTGCGTGTTGTGTACAGTGAAAGAGCATAAGGCCCACGACATGGTGTCTGCTGAACAGGAAAGGGCGGAAATGCAG CAACGGTTGGGCGCCACCCAAGCTGAGATTCAGGAAAAGATCCATGACAGAGTGAAGCAAATGGAAGAGTTAAAACAGGCTGTGGATGCACTCAAG AGTTCAGCACAGCGGGCCTTGCAGGAGAGTGAAAAGATGTTTGGTGACATGCTTCATTCCATTGAAAGAATGCAACAGGAAATGACCAAACTCATCTCAACCAATAAGAAGGCTGCACTTAACACTGCTGAAGGCCACATGGAGCGTCTGGGCCATGAAATTGCTGACCTGAAGAGGAGAGACAATGAGCTGACACAACTCTCTCGCACTGAGGACCATATCCATTTCATCCAG AGTTACCATATGCTGATTGCCCAGACTGATGCCGAGGAGCTGCCCTCTGTTACCGTGAACCCTTACTTTTCCTTTGGCACTGTTACCAAAACTGTCTCTGAGATGAAACAACATCTAAATGAGTTCAGCAATGAAGAGCTGGTCAAGGTGGCAAAGACAG TGAACAAAATGCCATTCTGCCAGCTAGACGACCGTAAGAAGAGAAGGTCTATCAAGT CTGATGATGTTGACATGTACAAGAGTCCCAGCAGCACTCCCCGGACAAGAGATGAGTTCCTCCAGT
- the LOC132139687 gene encoding tripartite motif-containing protein 16-like: MAEQTSQDYFSCPLCTELLKDPVAIPCGHSYCMDCISGYWNEADYTGIYICPQCRITFTQRPVLRPNATLTKVAEKIKKTGLNFMPRSNGSYAGPSDVPCDFCTGKKLKAVKSCLNCLASYCEKHLMPHYESATFKRHKLVDELGNLDRKICPQHQKSLELFCRTDQMCICALCTVSEHKGHDIVSAEAERGEKQKLLGVSQAEIKQKCQQRTKELEELKTAVDSLKSSAQRAMAESKKMFDEMISSIERMRSEVTKLININERAAFSQAEGLMERLEQEIDELKKKETGLKQLYSTEDHIHFLQNFNYLCTPTDDGFIPRVSLNPEFSFSAARKAVAEIKERLEELGRDELRKISKSVNDVPVYTVENRTKEKTNRVKEVHTVDSSPPAEPRNRSEFLKYYCQLRLDPQTAHKELYISEGNRKVIRTRDPQPYSDNQDRFDSFAQVLCREALSGGRFYWEIEWSGEFSIGVAYRGISRKGKGSLCLLGYNDKSWSLLCSDTGYSAWHNKVDKAVSGPHSSRIGVFLDHSAGVLAFYSIGETMTRLHRFETKFTEPIYPGFGVGTSVKICQLK; encoded by the exons ATGGCTGAGCAAACGTCTCAAGACTACTTCAGCTGCCCTCTATGTACGGAGCTCCTGAAGGACCCCGTGGCGATCCCGTGCGGTCACAGCTACTGTATGGACTGTATTAGTGGCTACTGGAATGAGGCTGATTACACTGGCATCTACATCTGTCCCCAGTGTCGGATCACGTTCACCCAGAGACCTGTGCTGAGGCCGAACGCCACTCTCACCAAAGTTGCAGAGAAGATCAAGAAGACCGGCTTGAACTTCATGCCTCGAAGTAATGGAAGCTACGCTGGCCCTAGCGATGTTCCTTGTGACTTCTGCACAGGAAAAAAGCTCAAGGCTGTCAAATCCTGCCTTAACTGCCTAGCCTCTTACTGCGAAAAGCACCTGATGCCCCACTATGAGTCTGCCACCTTCAAGAGGCACAAGCTGGTGGATGAGCTGGGGAACCTTGACCGTAAGATCTGCCCTCAGCACCAGAAGAGCTTGGAGTTGTTCTGTCGTACCGACCAGATGTGTATTTGTGCCCTCTGTACTGTCAGCGAGCACAAGGGGCACGACATAGTCTCAGCCGAAGCAGAAAGGGGAGAAAAACAG AAACTTCTCGGAGTGTCCCAGGCGGAGATCAAACAAAAATGCCAGCAGAGGACCAAAGAACTAGAGGAGCTGAAGACAGCAGTGGATTCTCTCAAA AGCTCAGCACAAAGGGCAATGGCCGAAAGCAAAAAGATGTTTGATGAGATGATCTCCTCCATTGAGAGgatgaggtcagaggtcaccaaACTGATCAACATCAATGAGAGGGCTGCATTCAGTCAGGCAGAGGGTCTGATGGAGCGACTGGAGCAGGAGATAGATGAACTGAAGAAAAAAGAGACTGGACTTAAACAGCTTTACAGCACTGAGGATCACATCCACTTCTTACAG aattttaattatCTCTGCACTCCGACTGATGACGGCTTTATACCCAGAGTGTCTCTGAACCCAGAGTTCTCCTTCAGTGCAGCCAGGAAAGCTGTAGCTGAGATCAAAGAGAGGCTGGAGGAGCTGGGCAGAGACGAACTGcgaaagatttcaaaatcag tgaATGATGTACCAGTGTACACTGTGGAGAATCGCACCAAGGAAAAAACCAACAGAG TAAAAGAAGTTCATACAGTGGACAGTTCACCTCCTGCAGAACCCAGGAACAGGTCTGAATTTCTGAAAT ACTACTGTCAGCTGAGGCTAGACCCACAAACGGCGCATAAGGAGCTGTACATATCTGAAGGAAACAGAAAGGTGATTAGGACCCGAGATCCGCAGCCATACTCAGACAATCAAGACCGTTTCGATAGCTTTGCCCAGGTTCTTTGTCGTGAAGCTCTGTCAGGTGGCCGTTTCTACTGGGAAATTGAGTGGAGCGGGGAATTCTCGATCGGAGTGGCCTATCGGGGCATTAGCCGTAAGGGTAAAGGCTCCCTTTGCTTGCTAGGCTACAACGATAAGTCTTGGAGCCTCCTCTGCTCTGACACAGGGTACTCAGCCTGGCATAACAAGGTAGACAAGGCTGTTAGCGGTCCTCACTCTTCAAGAATAGGGGTCTTTCTGGACCACTCTGCAGGGGTGTTGGCCTTCTATAGTATTGGTGAGACCATGACGCGTCTGCATCGTTTTGAGACCAAATTTACTGAGCCCATCTATCCTGGGTTTGGGGTTGGAACATCAGTCAAGATCTGCCAATTAAAATGA